The nucleotide sequence AGGAGGCCTCTGTCTTCCTGAGGGTCTTTTCAACCTTAGCCCAGTGGTGCCCGGGGCCCTCGGGTGCTGGACGTGGGCTGGGTCCACAGGGACTGTGTGGTTCCCCACCTCCGTGCCAGTCCTCAGTCCTCTGTCTGCCTCCTGGAGCTGGGGATATTCTTGTGGGAAATTGGGGGCACAGTAGGAGTGAAGTGAGTGCTTAGCATGTATCAGTATAAACTCAGAAGGGCACCTTTGGGGCAATCCAGCTGGCCAGAGTGAAGGTGGGCAGCAGCGTTGGCATTGAGCCTTCAGGTGTGACGACTGTGCTGCCCGACTGGGGCACATGAGGGTAAGAGGGCCAGGGACGGCAAGGAGAAAGGCGTGCGTCAGAACACCCCTTCTGTGTTCACAGGTTCCTGTCCAGAAACAGCGACATGAGGGTAGCCCGAAAGGTTTAGGTTTGTGGCTGTTTCACGTCTGCAGCTACAAGGCAGGGGGTGTGGTGGCTGCTCCCTTTTGAAGGACGTGAACGCCTTGGCATGCAGAGTGCTGAGAAGCCAATAGGGCTAATCTAAGGAAATGCCACAAAGGCTTCACTGGGCAGGGACTTTGTTCTAAGGACCAACTGGTCTTGCTGTGAGACTCCCTTCTGGCCATTGTGGATGGAATGCAAAACCCCGTAGTATTGAGTTTGTCAGCAGCTGCCCTGCTGTTGAACAAGCCAACACGACCACTCTAAGAAAGATGTATATCTCTGTGTGAAAAGAAAAGGCACATatagggaaaaggaagggagaagaaatatGGGGAGAAAATGGGGACAGATAGGgaaatagaagataaagaaaCCTGTTGTGCTGAATTTGAAGGACAAGGAGGCAGAAGATGAGTGTTCACTGCGCAGCCGGGCTGGGAAACGCAGGGGGGAGCGCGGGGACTGGCAGAACCGGGATCCAGGGGGAGGGCTTGGGAATGAGCCCGTCTGCGAGGTTCAGTTGAATGGCAGCAGCCCCATGGGGTCTGTGCAGCCCCTTCCAGCACCACAGCCTGGTCTCACATACCAGTTAGGGTGCCCAGTGCAGACTGAATGAAGAACAGTCCAAACCATGAGGTTTAAGCCACAGGACAGCAGGTGGCAAATATTCCCAAAGGCTGCCTGAACTCCTGGCTCCAGGGTGATGACTCTCATcccatttctttaattaaaaggggaaaaaaattcttttctagcATTTGGGAGTGTCTCTATAAATACCAGCATGGAATGAACCTGTGACCTGCCCCGGGGGGTGATAGGTATCTCAgattgtggggggaaggggaccTGGGCCCCAGTACTCCCTTGGTAAACGGGGAAGTGAACTGGGTGACCTTTGATGGCACTTTTAGCTCTCACCTTTGGCAGCTTACAAATCATGCCTTGCCATGAGAAGCTGGACTGGCTGGCTGTGCAGAAGTGACCGCGTGGCGCTGCCCCTCCTCCTTGTCTTTCAGCGCTGTTGGGGATTTCCAGGTGGATGACAAGACCAAGGCCCTGCTCAGATACACAGGGGAAGTGACGTGGATGCCCCCAGCCATCTTTAAGAGCTCATGCAAAATCGATGTGACCTACTTCCCGTTCGATTATCAAAACTGCACCATGAAGTTCGGTTCCTGGTCCTATGACAAGGCAAAAATCGACCTGGTCCTGATCGGCTCCTCCATGAACCTCAAGGACTACTGGGAGAGTGGTGAGTGGGCCATCATCAAAGCCCCGGGCTACAAACACGACATCAAGTACAACTGCTGCGAGGAGATCTACCCCGACATCACGTACTCCCTGTACATCCGGCGCCTGCCCTTGTTCTACACCATCAACCTCATCATCCCCTGTCTGCTCATCTCCTTCCTCACCGTGCTCGTGTTCTACCTGCCCTCCGACTGCGGCGAGAAGGTGACCCTCTGCATCTCCGTGCTCCTCTCGTTGACCGTGTTTCTCCTGGTGATCACCGAGACCATCCCCTCCACCTCGCTGGTCATCCCCCTGATCGGAGAGTACCTCCTGTTCACCATGATCTTCGTCACCTTGTCCATCGTCATCACGGTCTTTGTGCTCAACGTGCACTACAGAACCCCGACCACGCACTCGATGCCTGCGTGGGTGAAGACCATATTCCTCAACTTGCTCCCCAGGGTCATGTTCATGACCAGGCCAGCAAGCAGCGAGGGACACCCTCTGGAGCCAAGGCCCCTCTACCGTGCCGACCTCTCGAATCTGAATCACTTCAGCCGCACAGAGTCCAGAGGCTGCAAGGAAGGCCGCCCGTGCCAGGGTGCGATGTGTGGCTACTGCCGCCACCGCAGGATAAAAATCTCGAATTTCAGCGCCAACCTCACGAGAAGCTCCAGTTCTGAATCTGTTGATGCTGTGCTATCCCTCTCTGCTCTATCACCAGAAATCAAAGAAGCGATCCAAAGTGTCAAGTTTATTGCTGAAAACATGAAAGCGCAGAATGAAGCCAAAGAGGTAAGGATATAACTGTCACTAtatcagtcattcattcattcaacaaacatttatgcgTTGTTTGTGGGGCAAGGCATGGTGTGGGGTTTAAGAAATTAGACTCtgctggaaggccgaggcgggaggatcgctcaaggttaggagtttaaaaccagcctgagcaagagtaagactcctgtctgtactaaaaatggaaagaaattaattcgccaactaaaaacatatagaaaaaattagccgggcgtggtggcgcatgcctgtagtcccagctactcgggaggctgaagcaggaggattgcttgagcccaggatttttttttttttttttttgagacagtctcactttgttgcccaggctagagtgagtgccgtggcagcagcctagctcacagcaacctcaaactcctgggctcaagcgatcctgctgcctcagcctcccaagtagctgggactacaggcatgcgccaccatgcccggctaattttttctatatatattagttggccaattaatttctctctatttatagtacagacagggtctcactcttgctcaggctggtttcgaactcctgacttcgagcaatcctcctgcctcggcctcccagagtgctaggattataggcgtgagccaccacgcctggccgagcccaggattttgaggttgctgtgagctaggctgacgccacagcactctagcccaggcaacagagtgagactttgtctcaaaaaaaaaaaaaaaaaaaagaaattagactcTGGAGTCAGTAGCCTGTGTTCAGACCAGTTATacatcacctctctgagcctgttttctcatctataaaatgggatgataaCGCTTGTTAGCATTAATACGTGGTGCCCCGAAGTTAGCCACCAGGCTGCCAGCAGTCTGCCAATCAACACCCCTCATGCCGAGAGAGCGGATCGGGACATGGGCTGGAGAGGGGCGTGCggccagctcagctcagctccagTCTGTATTAATCAACTGATGTTACATTCCAATTGTCACTTTCCAGTCGTGGGTGTGTGCcctttgaggtataatttacatggaATAAAGTGCACACCTCCTAGGTGTACATctcaatgaatttttacattATGTACGCACCCATGGAACCGCGATCCAGTTAAagctgcagaacactcccagtgCCACAGAAAGTTCCCCAGTAACCCTGCCCAGTCAGTCTCTCCCTCTCCGCTCGATAACCACTGTCCTGGCTTGACATTGATTGCTTTTACCTATTCTTGAACTTCATGTACATGGAACCACATAGTATAaactcttttgtgtctgacttctttcattcaacatagtGTCTTTGAGGTTCATCCttgttgctgtttcttttttattagtgtATAATACTCTGTAATATGACTGTAAcactttcttctatttatttggtTTACAATTATTGGGCATTTGGTTATTTCTAGTTTGGAGCTACTGTGAATAAATCTGCTGTAAACATTCTTATTCATGTTTTTTGGTGAACATATATGCTCATTTCTCTtccacctaggagtggaattgctggatcattggagagatgtatttttaactttagtGGATACTGTAAGATTTCCAAGGTATTCAAACCATTTGACACTCCCCTGGCAATGTTTGAGGGTCAAGTTgcttcacattctcaccaacatgtgtgaagtggtatctcaccaCTGTTTTAATTAGCACTTTCCTATTGAGTAATTATTAGGGCTCTTTTTCATACGCTTCTTGGACATTTGGATACCTTCTTTTGTTAAGTATCCGTTCACattcttttgccctttttttgtGTCTGTTAGTTGGGGCAGGGCAGTTGAGGGGGGGGTCTCACTAAGTTGtcctggctggtcttgaattcctggcctcaagcaatcctcctgcctcggcctcccaagtagctaggggtacaggtgagagccactgtgtccagctctTGCCCGATTTAAACAGGCAAACTTAGgtgtattttttccaaaaattttatgCTCAAACTTAAGAACTTAGGATTTATGTTAAATACTAAGAATAGGAAAGTTTCACACTAAATAATGTCATGTCTAGCTACTCCATGACTCTGTATACCACCAAAGTTACCAGGGTCAcacttaattttataaagaagcTCTGCTTTAAAATTAAGTGACTCTGCCTTAAGTTGTTTATTAGCAAAGAACTAATTACCAGATAATTTCAGCTCCTGAGTCATGGTTGCTAATTAATATTGATAAGGAATGTCTGGAGCCTCTTTAATTCCGAGTGAGTGGCATACCACAGTAGCCGAGACAGGAGGGAGACAGCCACCGCCACCTTCATCTCCTCGCCCCGCTCACCTGAGCGTGCAGAACTTCCAGCTGTCCTAGTCATTGAGCCAAAAAGTCAGGCACTCAGTTGAAGCAATTGTTGGGTATTAAGTAAATAATCAGTTAAAATCTGATGTCTAACACTGGTAACTCTTGTAGACATTCTCTATCCttctttactcatttaaaaaataatcatttaagtTAGCAATGATTTTACTAAAGGTTGAGATGTAAATACCCAACTCTAGTCTTTGTTAGGCTCTTAGAAATTACCTTTATTCCCAAAATTATCTACTGGACACTATACAAAGTGTTAGAGTTTTAGAAGGGTTTAAGACATGCAAACAGACatgttaaaaaattcttattaaaaggGAGGTCACAAACTTAAATATGAGGCAGGTAAATTAGTGAAATGGCCTGAATGTGGCATCAGGGAGGGGTGGCGTCTGGCAAACTAGTGGCATACGGTTGATCTCAGGGGCAGCCACTGCTCACCTGGTCACCTGTTTCCATGCGGGAGTGCGGACTCGTCATTGCCAGGTCTCCCCGCTCTCCCAGAGAGAGCAGAAATCTGGCTGGCAGGCCGCTAGATCGAGCCGTCTAGAAGAGGGCGGTGAGTGTTAGAACAAAGGCGCCCGCTCGGTGCTCGGCACAGAGCCGAGCTGTCTGAAGGATTGCTGTTTCCCTCTTACTGAGTGGCTGACACTGTGACACCGTTTTCCAGATACTTTAATTTCCTACGTGTCTGGCTTTAACTTGGCTGGTTTTACCTGTGCTTGGCTCCTAGGAGCCTCGCCTGAAGCTGAGGCTGTTTTCCCAGAGCCGCCTCCGAGGGTGTTAGGAGCCCAGACACACTCGGTGTGAGGGGAGTGGTGTCGGGCCTCGGTCACCCCTTATGCTCACACTTCGTCTTGTCGGTGAGGAGTTTAGTTAGCAGTAATGCCCTGAGCTCGAGCTAGGGCCAGGATTGGGTTACCAGGTTAGAAACCTGGTTAGGGAGCCCACCTGTGCAGGTGCTCTTTGCTGGCAGTGGCTCTGAGGGCGATGCTCGGTGGGCCCGCCGTGGGAGCCGCTCTCTGGCCTTGGAGGTGTGCACAGAGCACAGCTGGGATCTTTCTAGCTAACTATGGAGacagcttttattttctgtttggttgaGATATAGATAAAATTTCATTCCAGTAAGAGCCTGACCTTTGatttatgatttattaatttacatgTGTTGTAATTTACTGTTTTATCAGGGttaaatttctgtcatttcatttattctttatttccacaTCTGATGAGTAATGTGCCACGCATGTCCTACATTTATTCTTCTGTAGCTATTCCTAACTGATTTATCCACACCAAGTTCCCTTTTCCATCCATCAGTCTCTTACATTTCTCAGGATCTGTGTCTTACACCTGTGGTCCTCTGGGCTGTGGACTgctactggtctgtggcctgttaggaaccaggacacagcaggaggtgagtgttGGGCaagggagcaaagcttcatctgcatttacagctgctcccaatcgctggcatcaccgcctgagctccgcctcctgtgaGATCAGCGGCGGCATCGGATGCTCACAGGAGCGCGGGCCCTATTGTAAACTGCATGCGAGGGGTCCAGGCTGCTTGTTCCTTATGAGAGTCTGTGCCTGATGAtcggaggtggagctgaggtgatGCTAGCACCAGGGAGCAGCTGCacatacagatcatcattagcagagaggtctgactgcagagaccataataaatcaatcgcttgcagactcatatcaaaaccctgtcagtgagtggcaagtgacaattaagctgcatctggtggcaggctttacgtcagaatctgacacttattttagtctaCATGTGGCCCACCCATTATTTTACTTACCACTTCTGTCCACGCCTCTTTCCCTCACtgcacacttgtctcagtcacagttttagTAAGGctacaagctaaccctagcaaagacgagcaaaaaaacaaacatttctggaGAACTTCTTTGCAAggggggaaagacccaatgatgagacagcagaagactcttaagactgccaacaaaatgaaagctgcatttaaaagaaaatatcaagagtcCTGCTTAAATTACGGGTTCATTGCTAAAGGGGATTCATGCTCTCCACACCAGCTTTGTGTAATATGTGGCCATGAAACCGTCAGAACTGCTTTGCCACGTGGAGACCAAGCACCCCACATTAAAAGACAAACCTtgggagtttttcaaaagaaaaaaacatgagcaCGAAGAACAGAAGCAGTTATTGAAGGCCGCCACTTCATCAACACCGCTAAAGCTAAGCAGCCCTTCGCTGTCGGGGAAGAGCTGATCCTGCTGCGGGGGACGGTGCCGGGAGCTTTTAGGAGAGGATGCAGTCCCAAAGGGGCGAGTGTTCTTCTTTCAGCTAGCACCATCACTAGgtgaattgatgaaatagcagaggatactgACGCATAATTGTTTGAGAGGATTAATGCACCACCATGGTGTGCAGTCCCAGTTGACAAGTCTGGCAGTGTTGACAGTAGGGCAACAATGCTTGCTTTTGTGTGATGTGTTTCAGGAGGGTGTGCATGAAGATATGTTACCTGcgcttttgttgccaaccaacgcTGCAGCTGCAGGACTGTTCAAGTCATTGAATGATTACGTTTCAGGAAAGCTGAACTGGTCATCGTGTGTCGGTTTATGCACGGACAAAGCAGCTGCCACAACTGgacggctttctggtttcacgacttgagcccagaaggtcacttctgaatgtgagtccgcacactgtgtcatccatagagaagtGCTGGCTAGccgaaaaatgtcacctgaactaaacgtTTTGCAGATTgtgattattaataaaatgatcaaccacattaaagtacatgcacTTAACTCACGTCTGTTTGTGTAGCTCTGGACGCAGAGCACACACGTCTTCTCTTATAAACAGAAGTGACATGggtttctaaaggtagatcactggccacaggttttgagttatgagagccactccagagatttcttttagaaaaagtcaccactggcagcacattttaGTGACAGTATGATTCGCAAAAcgtgcttacttgtgtgacatattcaacctgctcaacgaacgtaatctgtcacttcagggaaGAATGACAACTATGTTCAAGTCGGCACAtgaagtggctgcattcaaagccaactGGAATTTTGGGGGCGatgagtgaacattgggattttttgACGTGTTTCAGACATTAGCAGAGACTTTGAGAGAGACTGAGCCGGGCCTTCTTTCTCCGGGCTGGTGCACGGTcacctgtctcagctttcaaaagagtttgagcattacctCCGAGCCACAGAAGACCCCCAAGCTGGGAGGGAATGATCCGCCACCCACTTGTGAAAAGCCGGGTGAATCTGGTTTGTGCCAGAAGAGGATCAACAGCTTGAGAGCgcaaatgatggtggccttaaaagtatgtttgagacaactcgaatctttgtacattttgttttaaagtcaagGCGTGGGATATCCTGGGATTGCCACAGAAGCATGGAATGCCTGTTTTCCTTGCTAACAttctatctttgtgaagcagggttttctgcagtgacagcaaccaaaatgagattacagagtagactggacataagcaacacacttcgggtgtcactgtctcccgtcacccccagatgggactgtctagttgtAGGAAAACAAGTTCAGGGCTTCCACTGATTCTCCACTATGGTGAGTCATATAATTCTTTCATTATATACTGCAATGtagtattaatacaaataaaatgtataatgaatgtaatgtgcttgaatcatcccaaaaccattctcCCAGCCCCTCCGTccttggaaaaattatcttccatggaaccggccctggtgccaaaaagattggggaccactgtctCACACCTACCCACTCTCCTTCCCTGGGCTCTTGCTCACCACATTTGGCCACACTGGGTGTTGCTAGAGCTTTAGTTCTGCATTTTTACagatgtatatttttgttttggctactcctttctttctttagtcTACAATGAACTTCACTAAATTCACTTACCCGTCACATACATCTTATGGTGTCTCtggatttatttctcttcttattgGCATGCCTTCTTGAAAGTGTTAATGGGAAAACCTTCTGAGGCCTGTAAGGCAAAAAATGTGCCCTTTGAGGGAGAGTTTAGTTGGATACAAAATGCCAGGGTTGAAGTTCTTTCTCTTACATACTTAAAAAACATTGCTCCACTGTCTTTTTGCCTCAGCGTCACTTCTGCAAAGTTTTAAGCTAGTCTGAGTGTTGGTTCTTTGTGAGTAATGGATTCTGTCTAGAAGCTATAGAATTTTCTGTTTGTAGAGAAATCTACTGACAGGAGATACTGCTTGTCCCTCCTAATCTGTCTGGCATTCTCATGAGTCATTTCATTCTGAGGTTCCCATCAGCTTTTAATTCAGGGAGATTCAAGcttctgatttctttaaaaattcctccccgccctgcttcctttctctgtccctgagctccagcccccccccccacttcccgGCTGCTCTCCCTGCTGCCACCCCCTGGAGAGTTCCTCCTCGCACCTCCCAGCTGCCTTCCTGGGCTGCACCTGTCCCTCCCATTACCCCATCTCTCGAATTCTTTATTGTGACTTTTCTGTTGTTCATACCTGTTATTTCCACTTGGTGCTTCTGTAAAACTGCTTGTTCCTATTTCATGTTTCCAGTACTCTCTTTATCACgttttattttaaatccttgACTTGCTCCATGAATTTTCTTTCAATTAGCTAAGTTGGCGTGTTTGTGGCCTGTAATCTCACTTTTTCCTGGGGGTGTCCGCCGTCCTTGCTGACTTGTGCTTGGGGGAGGAGCCCCTCCCCAGGCTGCACAAAGCTGAGGGTCACACAGCCACCCTCTGGGCCAGACAAACGTTCCAGTGTTCTGCCTCCCTGCAAGTGACCTTGTCCCGCCAAGGACCTCTCACCACCTCCCACCTGGCTCTGATCTCCTCTAAGACCTTCTGCTGGTCCTTGatgtggggagggagaagggaagccTCAGCCTCTGCCAGTCGGGACACCTCCTGCTCTCTGCTCTGTCCCTCAGCCAGTCTGCTTGGCTTGCAGACCCCCTGCACCTGCATCTGTGGGCCGAGTGGGCAGGCTGAGCAGGCAAGGTGGCGGGGCAAAGAGTGCCCCTCGGGAGCTCCCAGCACGGCCTCTGCCCGCCCACGCTGCCCCCGCCACACCTTCCCAGGCTTCTCTGGCGTCTGGGCCCACTCCAGTAGGGTAGTGCACCATTTTGCCTAACACATCTATTTAATACCTGTGACTCATTAGTTCCAAAGTTTCCAAAGAATGGCCACTATCATTGTGCTTTAAAGATTTTAAGAGTTAGATGTAAAATTCCTGCCCACCGTGCAAGACTGCGCCTCATCTTTCTTCACTGGGCTAACCCGTTTGTGAGTTGCTGCCCGATGGAGGTCTGTACCTGGATGAGGGTCATTTTTGAAATCAACACTTATATCAA is from Microcebus murinus isolate Inina chromosome 6, M.murinus_Inina_mat1.0, whole genome shotgun sequence and encodes:
- the CHRNA3 gene encoding neuronal acetylcholine receptor subunit alpha-3; this encodes MGARAPPPPLLLLLLLLPLLSAARASEAEHRLFERLFEDYNEIIRPVANVSDPVIVHFEVSMSQLVKVDEVNQIMETNLWLKQIWNDYKLKWNPSDYDGAEFMRVPAQKIWKPDIMLYNNAVGDFQVDDKTKALLRYTGEVTWMPPAIFKSSCKIDVTYFPFDYQNCTMKFGSWSYDKAKIDLVLIGSSMNLKDYWESGEWAIIKAPGYKHDIKYNCCEEIYPDITYSLYIRRLPLFYTINLIIPCLLISFLTVLVFYLPSDCGEKVTLCISVLLSLTVFLLVITETIPSTSLVIPLIGEYLLFTMIFVTLSIVITVFVLNVHYRTPTTHSMPAWVKTIFLNLLPRVMFMTRPASSEGHPLEPRPLYRADLSNLNHFSRTESRGCKEGRPCQGAMCGYCRHRRIKISNFSANLTRSSSSESVDAVLSLSALSPEIKEAIQSVKFIAENMKAQNEAKEIQDDWKYVAMVIDRIFLWVFILVCILGTAGLFLQPLMAREGA